One genomic region from Phragmites australis chromosome 1, lpPhrAust1.1, whole genome shotgun sequence encodes:
- the LOC133930848 gene encoding uncharacterized protein LOC133930848 has protein sequence MAHQAGSKRATATPREPPQFRPVRYDDEPSSISLELFGYHGVVVNGDHDVDAGAALPLQLAFDDNYKGGCGSADYYGWTGYGASGGSSASSSSNSSVLSFEQAGSGGRHLSHGAGVGGDDECALWMDAASATVDHPAQRHYGSACKFGLVSPGSSADDAGLDIQELGTVQPPVKAAQKRARPDGDQAQAAAGKKQCSGSGGGRKSKAKGAPAPAPTKDPQSAAAKVRRERIAERLKVLQDLVPNGTKVDLVTMLEKAITYVKFLQLQVKVLATDEFWPAQGGKAPELSQVKDAFDAILSSQQYPNK, from the exons ATGGCTCATCAGGCAGGCAGCAAGCGCGCCACTGCGACGCCAAGGGAGCCGCCGCAGTTCCGGCCGGTTAGGTACGACGACGAGCCCTCCTCCATATCCCTTGAGCTCTTCGGCTACCACGGCGTCGTCGTGAACGGTGACCATGACGTCGACGCCGGCGCTGCCCTGCCCCTGCAGCTCGCCTTCGACGACAACTACAAAGGCGGGTGCGGCTCGGCCGACTACTACGGCTGGACCGGCTACGGTGCTTCCGGCGGCTCGAGCGCCAGCTCTAGCTCCAACTCGTCGGTGCTCAGCTTTGAGCAGGCCGGCAGCGGCGGGCGGCACCTCTCTCATGGCGCAGGCGTCGGAGGCGACGACGAGTGCGCGCTGTGGATGGACGCGGCCTCAGCCACGGTCGACCATCCGGCGCAGCGGCACTACGGATCCGCCTGCAAGTTCGGGCTCGTGAGCCCAGGAAGCTCGGCTGATGATGCCGGCCTAGACATCCAGGAGCTGGGCACCGTCCAGCCACCTGTCAAGGCAGCGCAGAAGCGTGCACGCCCG GATGGTGATCAGGCGCAAGCTGCAGCGGGGAAGAAGCAGTGTAGCGGCAGCGGAGGCGGCAGGAAGAGCAAGGCCAAGGGTGCTCCAGCTCCTGCTCCCACCAAGGACCCTCAAAGCGCCGCTGCAAAG GTCCGAAGAGAGCGGATCGCCGAGAGGCTCAAAGTCCTGCAAGATCTCGTGCCCAATGGCACCAAG GTGGACTTGGTCACCATGCTAGAGAAGGCAATCACCTATGTCAAGTTCCTCCAGCTGCAAGTAAAG gTCTTGGCTACTGATGAGTTCTGGCCTGCACAAGGAGGGAAGGCACCAGAGCTCTCTCAAGTGAAGGACGCCTTTGACGCCATCTTGTCATCCCAGCAGTACCCTAACAAATGA
- the LOC133907025 gene encoding putative AC transposase isoform X1, with the protein MGNTTLTDMTLLPGVEPMAEVAASSSPGQETKVKKTTMKSLYLKFFETAPDGKSRICRLCRKSYFMTTATGNLGKHLNNRHPGYHQLPEGISFTAQSTIQASMFARNKKPHVPVRARAQAQPQVQAQSQVQVQAQAQAKVHAQPKTKPTMDIDHVNWLLLRWLISSSLPPSIMEDNTLIDSCKYLSTSVRLWPKEKVQEIILEVFRSMKEDVKASLQCINSRLSVTLDFWTSCEQIVYISVKCHWIDENWISQKVLLDVCRVPYPCTGSEILQVLMNVLLAFNIDSKILACTHNNSEHAINACHELRQELESRTLPFCYIPCAARTLKVIIEDGLENVRPILSKIREFILETNSNQEMMEDFKHWAEVYQEGSWKLPFDYSSNWNGDYSMLDVVKKAPNAMDNTIKKVEEIFGPRNWVLSTAEKSVIDSLHSYLEPFYKTTTNLCNCKLPTVGLIFFFMDHVFELINVCHDSSHQEWLKNIASDMSKAAQSFTSQAYNMYTFTAAILDPRIKGELIPETLNSARNLEDARNNFVRDYSSTFQVVGNGHITQDTTEDAGAFSFAEEIVRKRRRVSMSNAADELSQYLAEPPAPISTDALEWWRGHSSRYPRLSLMARDFLAIQGTSLDPEELFTSKGDNIQKQQYCLPLSSMQATMCIKSWMQSGYQFNFQSTTIDFERLVESATAPDDIDGSLHN; encoded by the exons ATGGGGAACACAACTCTCACTGACATGACTCTCCTGCCCGGTGTAGAGCCGATGGCGGAagtggccgcctcctcctccccgggcCAGGAGACCAAGGTCAAGAAGACGACCATGAAGTCCCTCTACCTCAAGTTCTTCGAGACTGCTCCCGATGGCAAGTCCCGCATCTGCAGGCTCTGCAGGAAGAGCTACTTCATGACCACCGCAACTG GGAATCTGGGAAAGCATCTTAATAACCGCCATCCTGGTTATCACCAACTTCCTGAGGGCATCAGCTTCACTGCCCAGAGTACCATACAGGCCAGCATGTTTGCTAGAAACAAGAAACCTCATGTTCCAGTGCGAGCTCGGGCCCAAGCTCAGCCTCAAGTTCAAGCTCAATCCCAAGTTCAagttcaagctcaagctcaagctaaAGTTCATGCTCAACCTAAGACGAAACCGACGATGGATATTGATCATGTCAACTGGTTACTTCTTAGGTGGCTGATCAGCTCCTCCCTTCCACCTTCCATCATGGAAGATAATACACTTATCGACAGTTGCAAGTACCTGAGCACGTCTGTCAggctttggccaaaagaaaaggttcaagaaattATCCTTGAAGTGTTCAGAAGTATGAAGGAGGATGTTAAGGCATCCCTGCAGTGTATCAATTCTCGGCTTTCTGTTACTCTTGACTTTTGGACTTCTTGCGAGCAAATTGTATACATATCTGTGAAGTGCCATTGGATTGATGAAAACTGGATCTCGCAGAAAGTTCTACTTGACGTTTGCCGTGTTCCATACCCATGCACTGGCTCCGAGATTTTGCAAGTTCTAATGAATGTCTTGCTGGCATTTAACATTGATTCAAAAATTCTTGCTTGCACACACAATAACAGCGAGCATGCAATAAATGCTTGTCATGAGCTCAGACAGGAGCTTGAGTCCCGTACCCTCCCCTTCTGTTACATCCCCTGTGCTGCTCGGACACTCAAGGTTATCATTGAAGATGGCCTGGAAAATGTCAGACCAATTTTGTCCAAGATCCGTGAGTTTATTCTTGAAACCAATTCAAACCAGGAGATGATGGAGGATTTTAAGCACTGGGCCGAAGTTTATCAAGAAGGCTCATGGAAACTCCCCTTCGACTATTCATCGAATTGGAATGGTGATTATAGTATGCTTGATGTAGTAAAGAAG GCCCCTAACGCAATGGATAACACCATCAAGAAGGTTGAAGAGATCTTTGGACCAAGGAATTGGGTTCTGAGTACAGCAGAGAAGTCAGTAATCGATTCTTTGCACTCGTACCTTGAGCCTTTCTATAAAACCACCACCAACCTCTGTAATTGCAAACTTCCAACTGTTGGGctgatcttcttcttcatggACCATGTCTTTGAGTTGATCAATGTGTGCCATGATAGCAGCCACCAAGAATGGCTCAAGAACATTGCCAGTGACATGTCCAAGGCAGCTCAAAGCTTCACATCTCAAGCTTACAACATGTACACCTTCACAGCTGCAATTCTTGATCCGAGGATCAAGGGAGAGCTTATCCCTGAAACCCTGAACTCCGCGAGAAACTTGGAAGATGCAAGGAACAATTTTGTCAGGGACTACAGCAGCACCTTCCAAGTTGTTGGAAATGGCCATATCACTCAGGACACCACAGAGGATGCGGGTGCATTCTCCTTTGCTGAAGAGATTGTTCGTAAGCGGCGTCGAGTGAGCATGAGTAATGCTGCTGATGAGCTCTCTCAGTATCTTGCAGAGCCCCCTGCGCCTATTTCCACTGATGCTCTTGAATGGTGGCGGGGGCATTCCTCCCGCTACCCACGGCTCTCTTTGATGGCCCGAGATTTTTTGGCGATTCAGGGGACCTCATTGGATCCTGAAGAATTGTTCACAAGCAAAGGGGACAACATCCAAAAGCAGCAGTACTGCCTTCCTCTTAGTAGCATGCAGGCTACAATGTGCATAAAATCATGGATGCAAAGTGGGTATCAGTTCAATTTTCAGTCAACCACCATAGATTTCGAGAGATTGGTCGAATCTGCTACTGCTCctgatgatattgatggttcTCTTCATAACTAA
- the LOC133907025 gene encoding putative AC transposase isoform X2 → MAEVAASSSPGQETKVKKTTMKSLYLKFFETAPDGKSRICRLCRKSYFMTTATGNLGKHLNNRHPGYHQLPEGISFTAQSTIQASMFARNKKPHVPVRARAQAQPQVQAQSQVQVQAQAQAKVHAQPKTKPTMDIDHVNWLLLRWLISSSLPPSIMEDNTLIDSCKYLSTSVRLWPKEKVQEIILEVFRSMKEDVKASLQCINSRLSVTLDFWTSCEQIVYISVKCHWIDENWISQKVLLDVCRVPYPCTGSEILQVLMNVLLAFNIDSKILACTHNNSEHAINACHELRQELESRTLPFCYIPCAARTLKVIIEDGLENVRPILSKIREFILETNSNQEMMEDFKHWAEVYQEGSWKLPFDYSSNWNGDYSMLDVVKKAPNAMDNTIKKVEEIFGPRNWVLSTAEKSVIDSLHSYLEPFYKTTTNLCNCKLPTVGLIFFFMDHVFELINVCHDSSHQEWLKNIASDMSKAAQSFTSQAYNMYTFTAAILDPRIKGELIPETLNSARNLEDARNNFVRDYSSTFQVVGNGHITQDTTEDAGAFSFAEEIVRKRRRVSMSNAADELSQYLAEPPAPISTDALEWWRGHSSRYPRLSLMARDFLAIQGTSLDPEELFTSKGDNIQKQQYCLPLSSMQATMCIKSWMQSGYQFNFQSTTIDFERLVESATAPDDIDGSLHN, encoded by the exons ATGGCGGAagtggccgcctcctcctccccgggcCAGGAGACCAAGGTCAAGAAGACGACCATGAAGTCCCTCTACCTCAAGTTCTTCGAGACTGCTCCCGATGGCAAGTCCCGCATCTGCAGGCTCTGCAGGAAGAGCTACTTCATGACCACCGCAACTG GGAATCTGGGAAAGCATCTTAATAACCGCCATCCTGGTTATCACCAACTTCCTGAGGGCATCAGCTTCACTGCCCAGAGTACCATACAGGCCAGCATGTTTGCTAGAAACAAGAAACCTCATGTTCCAGTGCGAGCTCGGGCCCAAGCTCAGCCTCAAGTTCAAGCTCAATCCCAAGTTCAagttcaagctcaagctcaagctaaAGTTCATGCTCAACCTAAGACGAAACCGACGATGGATATTGATCATGTCAACTGGTTACTTCTTAGGTGGCTGATCAGCTCCTCCCTTCCACCTTCCATCATGGAAGATAATACACTTATCGACAGTTGCAAGTACCTGAGCACGTCTGTCAggctttggccaaaagaaaaggttcaagaaattATCCTTGAAGTGTTCAGAAGTATGAAGGAGGATGTTAAGGCATCCCTGCAGTGTATCAATTCTCGGCTTTCTGTTACTCTTGACTTTTGGACTTCTTGCGAGCAAATTGTATACATATCTGTGAAGTGCCATTGGATTGATGAAAACTGGATCTCGCAGAAAGTTCTACTTGACGTTTGCCGTGTTCCATACCCATGCACTGGCTCCGAGATTTTGCAAGTTCTAATGAATGTCTTGCTGGCATTTAACATTGATTCAAAAATTCTTGCTTGCACACACAATAACAGCGAGCATGCAATAAATGCTTGTCATGAGCTCAGACAGGAGCTTGAGTCCCGTACCCTCCCCTTCTGTTACATCCCCTGTGCTGCTCGGACACTCAAGGTTATCATTGAAGATGGCCTGGAAAATGTCAGACCAATTTTGTCCAAGATCCGTGAGTTTATTCTTGAAACCAATTCAAACCAGGAGATGATGGAGGATTTTAAGCACTGGGCCGAAGTTTATCAAGAAGGCTCATGGAAACTCCCCTTCGACTATTCATCGAATTGGAATGGTGATTATAGTATGCTTGATGTAGTAAAGAAG GCCCCTAACGCAATGGATAACACCATCAAGAAGGTTGAAGAGATCTTTGGACCAAGGAATTGGGTTCTGAGTACAGCAGAGAAGTCAGTAATCGATTCTTTGCACTCGTACCTTGAGCCTTTCTATAAAACCACCACCAACCTCTGTAATTGCAAACTTCCAACTGTTGGGctgatcttcttcttcatggACCATGTCTTTGAGTTGATCAATGTGTGCCATGATAGCAGCCACCAAGAATGGCTCAAGAACATTGCCAGTGACATGTCCAAGGCAGCTCAAAGCTTCACATCTCAAGCTTACAACATGTACACCTTCACAGCTGCAATTCTTGATCCGAGGATCAAGGGAGAGCTTATCCCTGAAACCCTGAACTCCGCGAGAAACTTGGAAGATGCAAGGAACAATTTTGTCAGGGACTACAGCAGCACCTTCCAAGTTGTTGGAAATGGCCATATCACTCAGGACACCACAGAGGATGCGGGTGCATTCTCCTTTGCTGAAGAGATTGTTCGTAAGCGGCGTCGAGTGAGCATGAGTAATGCTGCTGATGAGCTCTCTCAGTATCTTGCAGAGCCCCCTGCGCCTATTTCCACTGATGCTCTTGAATGGTGGCGGGGGCATTCCTCCCGCTACCCACGGCTCTCTTTGATGGCCCGAGATTTTTTGGCGATTCAGGGGACCTCATTGGATCCTGAAGAATTGTTCACAAGCAAAGGGGACAACATCCAAAAGCAGCAGTACTGCCTTCCTCTTAGTAGCATGCAGGCTACAATGTGCATAAAATCATGGATGCAAAGTGGGTATCAGTTCAATTTTCAGTCAACCACCATAGATTTCGAGAGATTGGTCGAATCTGCTACTGCTCctgatgatattgatggttcTCTTCATAACTAA